From Thalassotalea psychrophila:
ATCTCTGTTGACGGTTTAACCAAGGAAACTTACACGAATCTTGGTATGTTTTTCAGTGAAGAAGAAATTGCCCAATTAATCATGCTTGTTGCATTAATCAACACTTGGAACCGCATCGGCGTTTCTATGGCAGGTTAATTGATACTTTAACTAAATAGGTCAGTATATTATTAGCTAATATTACTAAAGGGTACTGACCGTTTTAAAGTGTTAAACATAGCCAAATAAGCCTGCAACTCCACCAGTATGCCAAAATAAACTATTCTGACCGAGCGAACCGTCGCGTTTACTCAATATATCAAGCCAGCCATCCAAGGCTTTGCCGGTATAGCAAGGATCGCAAATGATGCCTTCTTCGCTGATCAAGGTTTTAATAGCTTGCCAGGTTGACTCTTGTGCTATGCCATAACCTTCGCCTATATAGCCGTCATCAACATAAATATGTTGGCGCCAGTTTTGTTGTTCAACACCTAAGATCTCGGCTATTTCTACGCATAAAGCGTCTATATTATTAATAAGGTCGTTTTGCTGCGCTAATACACTGACCCCTAGCACTTTTATATTCGAACCGGCTAACAGCAAGCCCATGAGTAATCCTGCTTGAGTGCCTGCACTACCTGAGCCAAGAACAATACTATCTAAAGTGATATTTTGTTCGTTAAGTTGCGTCAACAATTCATTAGCAGCATCCACATAACCTAGTGCGCCAATTGCATTCGACCCCCCCATAGGGATGATATAGGGTATATCGTTACTGTCTGCGGTTATTTTATTCGCGAGTTGTTCGATGCATTCGCCGCTACTTAGGCCTTTTGCAAAGCGAGTAAGTTTAGCATCGGCAAGTTGCTCTAAAAATACATTGCCACCACGTTGATAGTGTTCGCTATAAATAGGGACGGCGTCAGCAAGTGCAATATGACATTCCAGGCCAAGCTTTTTCGCACATACTGCGGTCATAGCGGCATGATTTGATTGTACGCCGCCACCTGTTATGACCGTTGTAGCATCTTTTTGAAGCGCATCGGCAAATAAGTATTCCAACTTTCTTAATTTGTTGCCACCTGCACCAATACCGGTTAAGTCGTCTCTTTTTATATACAGTGTTTGCTGATATTTAATTGATAACTGTTCTAACAAACAAAGAGGTGTTGTTGCTGGCAGCAATTTGATCTTTTCAATGTGATTATAAGCAGACATAAACGTATAAATGGTAGTGATAAAAATTAATAATGGCAGAGAACCTTGCCAATTACCTATCTAAAAAGCAGATATTTTAGTCCTTTGTTACTATTAATTTGTCAAATACAGCCTATCTTATTTAAAGACTAGGTATATATAGTCAAATTGTTTAGTCTTAACGAAATAACAAATCCAAGGTTAATAAATTATGTCTAATGGTTTAATTAAAAAACGCAGCCGGATTTCATTAGATCCTATAAACAATGAACCTATCATTACAGAAATGACAGGTGCTGATAAGCGTAAATACGATTTTGGCGAAGATATTGGCTTATTAGTTTTTCGCCCTTGGTATAACTGTATTTCTTATCCAAAACATTTTGCCTACGCTAAAAGTTATGACTTTCCCGTTAGAATTGCCTTCGTTGATGATCCTGTTGACCCACAAGGGTTTATCGATGGTCGTGATGAATGGCGAGGTTGGAATTTACCTAACTGGATCAATGCTGCCAAACAATTACAAGAAGATGGCGTTAAAGCCATTGTTGGTGGTTGTGGTTTAACTGGTGCAATTCAATCGTTGATATCTAGAGAACTCGATATTCCATTTTATTCTTCTACTGTGATGTTTGCACCGCTTTTACATAAAAGTATGGCTAAAGGTAAACGTATAGGGATTCTTACCGTAAGTGAAGAGCAGCTTAGAGTGCGCGATAACATTTTATTAAAAGAATGTGGTGTAACTGATGATATGCCTATTGTGGTTCGGGGTATGAATGAAGCTGCTGAGGCTGACAAGCAGGTTTGGTTAACCATGACTACTGATGCGTATGATAAAAGCGCCGTTGAAAAGGCTGTCGTTAATACAGCTGTAAACCTGCAAAATGAATATCCTGATTTAGGTATGTTTTTATTAGAGTGCACCGAAATGCCGGTATATTCAGAAGCAATACGTAACGCAACTGGCTTACCGGTATTTGATGCTCTGGATATGGTTAACATGGTACAGAGTACTGTTTGTAAAGATTAGTTTGATGCACTGGACAGAGAAATAAGATGAAAGATTTTAAACAAAAAGTTGTTGTTATCACTGGTGCCGCTTCTGGCATTGGTCTTTGTTTAGCAAAGAGTTTCGCCGCTCGTGGGGCTAATTTGGTAATAACAGATCTTAACCAAGAAGCCTTGGATAAAGTGACAAACGAGCTTGAAAGAATTAATACCAAGGTAATTGCCGTACCCGCTGATGTGCGCAAGTTTGAACAAGTAAATGCAGTTGCCAATGCGGCGTTTAGTGAGTTTGGACAAGTGGATGTGCTCATTAACAATGCTGGTGTATTTACTGCGCCAAAATTTACTTGGGAATGTGATGAAAGCGAATGGGATTTCCATATCGACATCAACTTAAAAGGTGTAATTAATGGCATACGTGCCTTTATGCCACGAATTATTGAACAAGGCAACCAAGCTCATATAGTGAATACAGCTTCGTTAGCAGGGCACGTCGTCGAACCATGTTTCGGTCCTTATCATGCCAGTAAGTTTGGTGTGGTAGCGGTAAGTGAATCAATTAAACTTGAACTGGAAATGTTAGGTAATACGAATATTAAACTTTCAGTTGCTTGTCCTGGTTTTGTTAAAACAGGGCTTTTAGGCGCACAAAAAGGTTTTGAAGTAGTTGACGGCGATCCACTTGCAACCATTAAAGAAAACTTTACTGCTGGTTTTGATGGTCGAGGGTTAGATGGCAATGATGTTGCACTGCAAATTATTAAAACCATCGAAGATGAAAACTTTTATCTGTTTACCCATGATTTTTCTCAAGAGGTTTTAAACCACCGCATGAGCCCAATCATAAAAGGAGACAGTGCAGGGCTCCGTGATGATCAAATAGAGAGTTATGGCGTTGAAAAAATTCAACAGATGATGCAACGTAATTAAAGAAATTTTAACACTCAATAAAAGCCTCAAAGTATTGCTTATTTTGAGGCTTTTTTAGTTTGTAGTTGCCGGTAACTTTTAGGTGTAATACCAAAATAAGATTTAAAAGCGCGAGTAAAATGGGCTTTATCAGTATAACCAAGTAGAGCACTAATCTCCTGTATCTGCTTGTTAGAATTACAAAGCTGTAATTTAGCTTTATCCATAATCATCAACATTATTAGATTCCGATAGCTTTTATCTTCTAATTGCAACATACGTTGAATCGTTCTTGCTGAAATGCCCGATACTTTAGCAACATAACTTAGTTTCGGTATTTTATGGCCAATGAAGGGGGTTAATAATTGGATCAATTGATCACAGAAATTTACTGGAGGTGAGTAACTATATTGACGTCTTTGTATAAAGTATTTATTAGAAAATGATTCTGCGAACATATTGCGTTCTATCACTACTCGGTTGCATTCTCGGCCTCGATATATTTGAGTATTCGGCAGAGCATGTTGTAAATCATTATCATCTTGCAGCCCTTGTAAATGTACTTCCTTTGGTTGCCATAGTTCATCATCGATTAAAAATTGAATTACAGAAATAAAAGATATGATGCTGTGCTGTTGAACAATATTTTCGCCAATAGAAAACTTAGTCATACGTTTATGGCAAAAATACAGATCGCCACTATTAGCTTTTTCTAATGATGCTGATGGTAAGTAACCCTGTTTATTAAACTCGCAGCAGAACTTAAATAAATTGGATAATAGAACATTTTTATCTTGTTCAAGTCTGTTGAGCTGATTTGAAAAAGCCTTCAATGAATACTTCTGCGCAGAATATATGCCAAAATCTTTAATACGATTACGTTCAATGATCTCAAACAGGTGCCTAAATACCACCGCGGATATTTTAAAATCGGCTAGTTCAGAATCATTCTCCATCACCATATCTATATAGTCTTGAAAATGTAAGTGCTTAATATCAAAGTCTTTTAAGGCTAAAAAATAAGGCAAATAAAAGTGGGTGGGAATGAGAGGTATTATCTTCATCTGAATGTCTTTGTTTTTGATAATACATTCAGTTTAGTAGTTTGGCGTAATATGGCAATTAAATTGTGTACTTCTTCTCATATAATTTACCTCATCAAACTAACTAACGAATTTTTGATTACCAAAGGTGTTTATATGAAGAACTTACAGAAAAATATAATAGCTATATCGCTATCAACTGCTTTAGCAAGTTTAGCATTTGCCTCAACAAATGCGATTGCGATCACTGATGCAGAAGTTGAAGAGAAAAAGGCTTATTTACAGAAAATGACTGAAGCACGCCCAGGTGATGAACGGGCAAAAGACAAAGCCGTACATCAACGCTATAAAGATGCGATTGTCATCGATCAATTAGTTCCAGGTACGCCTAATGGTTATGTTGGGCAATCTACTCAAGATTGGGAAGTAATGGCCGGTAAATCTCGTGATAATAACATTGACCTTGTTTCTTATACCGCAGCAATTGACGATACTTTTGACCCATTAACTATTGTAAATTGGATTGCACAAGCGAGAATTTTTTGGGATCAAAACCCAGAGAAATACCAAGTCATTGAAACTGCCGATGACATTATCGAAGGTCATAAAAATGAAAAATTTATGGTTAATATGAATTTTCAGGGCTCTAATGCCTTAGGTGGTAACCTAAACATGGTTGAAACCTATTATAAGCTGGGTGTGCGTTCAATGAACTTTGCTTATAACGTACGTAACCATATGTCTGATGGTGGCGGCGTCTCTGCCGACAGAGATGGCGGTTTAAGTAAAGCGGGTATTCGTTTAGTCGCTGAAATGAACCGTGTCGGTATGATTGTTGATTGTACTCATTCTAGTAATCGTACTTGTTTAGATGCTGCTGCCGCGTCAACTAAACCAATTATTTTATCACACTCTAATGCGTTAGGTAGCTATGCATTACCGCGCAACTCGCCAGATGATGTGATCAAGGCTGTAGCCAAAACTGGTGGAGCAATTTGCGCCAATGGTTTAGGCGGTTTCCACAACAAACAAGGTTTTGCTGGCCCTGAAGATTTAGCCAAAACCATTAACTATGTAAAAGAGTTAGTAGGCGCTGAACATACGTGTTGGGGCTCAGATTATGTTGATCCAGTTGTTTATGTTAATGCATTAGATTTTGTCTTACGTAACCCTGAATCTTATCCGCCAGAGTTAGGTTATGGTAGTCCAACTGAAATTGCTGAACCGGGTGATATATGGGGTGTAGTTCCTGTATTAGAAGACAAATACGGCTGGAGCGAACAGGAAATAAAAGGTTTCTTAGGTGAAAACTTAATGCGAGTATACAAGGCAAATTGGCGTTAATTCAAAGTCAGTTGCACCATTAAAAAAAGCCCGAATATCATTATGATATTCGGGCTTTATTATTGTTTATTTGAGAACTTTAAAACAAACGATTCAAACCATTTAACGCAGCAACACGGAATGCTTCTGCCATAGTAGGGTAGTTGAATGTTGTTTCGATGAAGTAATCAATGGTATTTCCACCATTTTTTTGCTGCATGATCGCTTGGCCTATGTGAATGATTTCTGCTGCGTTTTCACCAAAACAATGAATGCCGAGAATTTCTTTAGTTTCACGATGAAACAATAACTTTAACGAGCCAACCAAACTGTTAGATATTTGTGCACGCGCCAGATGTTTAAATTGTGCACGTCCAACTTCATATGGAATTTTAGCTTCGGTTAACTCGAGTTCAGTTTTACCAACTGAGCTGATCTCTGGAATGGTATAAATACCTGTTGGGATATCGGCAATAAGTTTACCTGCAGTACCGTTATTTATTATGGCACCAGCAGCTATACGGCCTTGATCATATGCTGCACTTGCCAAGCTTGGATAACCGATAACATCACCTACGGCATAAATGTTATC
This genomic window contains:
- a CDS encoding D-cysteine desulfhydrase family protein codes for the protein MSAYNHIEKIKLLPATTPLCLLEQLSIKYQQTLYIKRDDLTGIGAGGNKLRKLEYLFADALQKDATTVITGGGVQSNHAAMTAVCAKKLGLECHIALADAVPIYSEHYQRGGNVFLEQLADAKLTRFAKGLSSGECIEQLANKITADSNDIPYIIPMGGSNAIGALGYVDAANELLTQLNEQNITLDSIVLGSGSAGTQAGLLMGLLLAGSNIKVLGVSVLAQQNDLINNIDALCVEIAEILGVEQQNWRQHIYVDDGYIGEGYGIAQESTWQAIKTLISEEGIICDPCYTGKALDGWLDILSKRDGSLGQNSLFWHTGGVAGLFGYV
- a CDS encoding aspartate/glutamate racemase family protein, with product MSNGLIKKRSRISLDPINNEPIITEMTGADKRKYDFGEDIGLLVFRPWYNCISYPKHFAYAKSYDFPVRIAFVDDPVDPQGFIDGRDEWRGWNLPNWINAAKQLQEDGVKAIVGGCGLTGAIQSLISRELDIPFYSSTVMFAPLLHKSMAKGKRIGILTVSEEQLRVRDNILLKECGVTDDMPIVVRGMNEAAEADKQVWLTMTTDAYDKSAVEKAVVNTAVNLQNEYPDLGMFLLECTEMPVYSEAIRNATGLPVFDALDMVNMVQSTVCKD
- a CDS encoding SDR family NAD(P)-dependent oxidoreductase, whose amino-acid sequence is MKDFKQKVVVITGAASGIGLCLAKSFAARGANLVITDLNQEALDKVTNELERINTKVIAVPADVRKFEQVNAVANAAFSEFGQVDVLINNAGVFTAPKFTWECDESEWDFHIDINLKGVINGIRAFMPRIIEQGNQAHIVNTASLAGHVVEPCFGPYHASKFGVVAVSESIKLELEMLGNTNIKLSVACPGFVKTGLLGAQKGFEVVDGDPLATIKENFTAGFDGRGLDGNDVALQIIKTIEDENFYLFTHDFSQEVLNHRMSPIIKGDSAGLRDDQIESYGVEKIQQMMQRN
- a CDS encoding helix-turn-helix transcriptional regulator; this translates as MKIIPLIPTHFYLPYFLALKDFDIKHLHFQDYIDMVMENDSELADFKISAVVFRHLFEIIERNRIKDFGIYSAQKYSLKAFSNQLNRLEQDKNVLLSNLFKFCCEFNKQGYLPSASLEKANSGDLYFCHKRMTKFSIGENIVQQHSIISFISVIQFLIDDELWQPKEVHLQGLQDDNDLQHALPNTQIYRGRECNRVVIERNMFAESFSNKYFIQRRQYSYSPPVNFCDQLIQLLTPFIGHKIPKLSYVAKVSGISARTIQRMLQLEDKSYRNLIMLMIMDKAKLQLCNSNKQIQEISALLGYTDKAHFTRAFKSYFGITPKSYRQLQTKKASK
- a CDS encoding dipeptidase, producing MKNLQKNIIAISLSTALASLAFASTNAIAITDAEVEEKKAYLQKMTEARPGDERAKDKAVHQRYKDAIVIDQLVPGTPNGYVGQSTQDWEVMAGKSRDNNIDLVSYTAAIDDTFDPLTIVNWIAQARIFWDQNPEKYQVIETADDIIEGHKNEKFMVNMNFQGSNALGGNLNMVETYYKLGVRSMNFAYNVRNHMSDGGGVSADRDGGLSKAGIRLVAEMNRVGMIVDCTHSSNRTCLDAAAASTKPIILSHSNALGSYALPRNSPDDVIKAVAKTGGAICANGLGGFHNKQGFAGPEDLAKTINYVKELVGAEHTCWGSDYVDPVVYVNALDFVLRNPESYPPELGYGSPTEIAEPGDIWGVVPVLEDKYGWSEQEIKGFLGENLMRVYKANWR